The sequence below is a genomic window from Salicibibacter cibarius.
CGAAAAACCTAGTTGGATTTTAAGAAAAAAATGTGTAGAAAGAGTGAAGTTGATAAAACTCCAAAAACGGGCATCTTTGTACATCCATATTCCTTCAGTCAAGATGACAAAAGAAAAGAGACTTCTCGAAGAAGCCCCTGTTTTAATATTATTCAGGTTGATTGGAACATCTGGATCAGGCGTAAAGGCTGGCTCAAATCCATCGCGTTAGGGACGGGGAACCCATGTAGATGAAGGGCAGTGGGTTCTTCCAAATTGTTTTTGACATTTAATATAACCTCATCCCCTTCCTGGACACGAATCTTCTCGCCGGGTACGGATCCATTATACGTCCAGGCATCTGTCATGGTTTCCTCATCAAACATCCAGTGCGTCTCGGTAACATTTAGATTAAACACTTCTTTACCGTCTTCAGTCATCATTTCATTCCCTTGATCCTCTTGTTGATTCTCGGTAGATCCCGTAGATCTCTAATCTAACCCCTCATCCGAGCAACCACCTAGCGCTAAAACAATGGTACTCATTCCTATATATACTTTTTTCAATTTTCTTCCTCCTTTTGATTGGTTATGTCACACTGTAAACGAAAAAAATGTAGAATTTATGAATAAAACTTAAATCTAATGAAAACTGTTTTTTTGCTCTATGAACGATCACTCCATATTTTCTACACATTTTTTTAGTACATTAACGTTATTCATGAAAAGGAGGAATTATAGAATGAAGAAGAAAATCATGATAGGGTCCTTTTCCCTAGTAACAGCTTTTGCATTAGCTGC
It includes:
- a CDS encoding multicopper oxidase domain-containing protein, with protein sequence MTEDGKEVFNLNVTETHWMFDEETMTDAWTYNGSVPGEKIRVQEGDEVILNVKNNLEEPTALHLHGFPVPNAMDLSQPLRLIQMFQST